The following proteins are encoded in a genomic region of Nocardioides sp. cx-173:
- a CDS encoding SRPBCC family protein — translation MPSVERTVTVDQPLEKVWTYLSDFTTTEEWDPPTVSTVRTSGDGGVGTTYTNVSKLLGHETEVRYVVTEHIVNERLQLAGDAGSLDLLDTMTFARTATGTSVTYHAEFSPHGAAKLAEPLLPVALKVLADKVAASMQERLAAL, via the coding sequence ATGCCCAGCGTCGAGCGCACCGTGACCGTGGACCAGCCCCTCGAGAAGGTCTGGACCTACCTCTCGGACTTCACGACCACCGAGGAGTGGGATCCGCCGACGGTCTCGACCGTGCGCACCTCCGGCGACGGCGGCGTCGGCACGACGTACACGAACGTCTCGAAGCTGCTCGGCCACGAGACCGAGGTCCGCTACGTCGTCACCGAGCACATCGTGAACGAGCGGCTCCAGCTTGCCGGCGACGCCGGCTCGCTCGACCTCCTCGACACGATGACGTTCGCGCGCACGGCGACCGGCACCTCGGTGACCTACCACGCGGAGTTCTCCCCGCACGGCGCGGCCAAGCTGGCCGAGCCGCTCCTGCCGGTGGCGCTCAAGGTGCTCGCGGACAAGGTGGCCGCCAGCATGCAGGAGCGGCTCGCCGCCCTCTAG
- a CDS encoding cytochrome d ubiquinol oxidase subunit II, with the protein MSLPMLVAAALFVGVLAYALFGGADFGSGFYDLTAGSATRGAELRTLVDHSIGPVWEANHVWLIYVLVMWWTAFPETFASTMSTLIFPMLFALLGIVLRGASFAFRKYSATLGQARLFGAVFASSSIVTPFFLGAVAGAIASGRVPATGRGDLWTSWLTPTSLFGGLIAVGTCAFLAGTFLTADAVRSGHEALSEQLRRRSLAVGLVTGAVVFAALVPLTRDAPTLTEGLAGRAAPLVVLSALAGTATLVLLVRRRPAEARVTAVTAVASVILGWGVAQYPYLLVDEITIADAAGAPATLRALMVAVVLAGIIVVPALVYLFRLTQSESWSRH; encoded by the coding sequence GTGAGCCTCCCCATGCTGGTCGCGGCGGCGCTGTTCGTGGGCGTCCTGGCTTACGCGCTGTTCGGCGGCGCGGACTTCGGCTCCGGGTTCTACGATCTGACCGCCGGCAGCGCGACCCGCGGTGCCGAGCTGCGCACGCTGGTCGACCACAGCATCGGGCCGGTGTGGGAGGCCAACCACGTCTGGCTGATCTACGTCCTCGTGATGTGGTGGACGGCGTTCCCGGAGACCTTCGCCAGCACCATGTCCACGCTGATCTTCCCCATGCTCTTCGCGCTCCTGGGGATCGTGCTGCGCGGCGCGAGCTTCGCCTTCCGCAAGTACTCCGCCACCCTGGGCCAGGCGAGGCTCTTCGGTGCCGTCTTCGCCTCGTCGTCGATCGTCACGCCGTTCTTCCTGGGGGCCGTGGCGGGCGCCATCGCCTCGGGGCGGGTCCCCGCGACCGGCCGCGGCGACCTGTGGACCTCCTGGCTCACCCCCACCTCCCTCTTCGGCGGGCTCATCGCCGTCGGCACCTGCGCGTTCCTCGCCGGCACCTTCCTCACCGCCGACGCCGTCCGGTCCGGACACGAGGCGCTCTCCGAGCAGCTGCGCCGACGCAGCCTCGCCGTCGGCCTGGTCACGGGGGCGGTCGTCTTCGCCGCCCTCGTCCCCCTCACCCGCGACGCCCCCACCCTCACCGAGGGCCTGGCCGGGCGCGCGGCGCCGCTGGTCGTGCTCTCCGCGCTGGCCGGGACGGCGACCCTGGTGCTGCTGGTGCGCCGTCGGCCCGCCGAGGCCCGCGTCACGGCGGTCACCGCGGTCGCCTCGGTCATCTTGGGCTGGGGGGTCGCGCAGTACCCCTACCTGCTGGTCGACGAGATCACGATCGCCGACGCCGCCGGCGCTCCGGCCACGCTCCGGGCACTGATGGTCGCGGTGGTGCTCGCGGGCATCATCGTGGTCCCCGCGCTGGTCTACCTCTTCCGCCTCACCCAGAGCGAGTCCTGGTCGCGCCACTGA
- the meaB gene encoding methylmalonyl Co-A mutase-associated GTPase MeaB has product MSRRAEADVPDLVERARAGEARAVARLISLVEDESPLLREVMAALAPHAGHAQVVGVTGSPGVGKSTSTNALVTALRASGKRVGVLAVDPSSPFSGGALLGDRVRMRDHAADREVFIRSMAARGHLGGLAWTTPQALRVLDAAGCDVVLVETVGVGQSEVEVAGLADTTLVLLAPGMGDGVQAAKAGILEIGDLYVVNKADRDGADQVRRDLRGMLSLGDRPEGAWRPPVLTTVAQSGEGVEELAAEIERHREWLEATGELERRRVRRARGEIEAIALTSLRRRWGDVHGHSALDDLAAAVVAGRSDPYRAADRLLASLAD; this is encoded by the coding sequence GTGTCCCGAAGGGCTGAGGCCGACGTCCCGGACCTCGTCGAGCGCGCCCGCGCCGGCGAGGCCCGGGCGGTCGCCCGCCTGATCTCGCTCGTCGAGGACGAGTCGCCGCTGCTGCGCGAGGTCATGGCGGCCCTGGCCCCCCACGCGGGGCACGCGCAGGTCGTCGGCGTCACCGGCTCGCCCGGGGTCGGCAAGTCCACGTCCACCAACGCGCTGGTCACCGCTCTGCGCGCCTCCGGCAAGCGAGTGGGCGTGCTCGCGGTCGACCCGTCGTCGCCGTTCTCGGGCGGGGCCTTGCTCGGCGACCGGGTCCGGATGCGCGACCACGCCGCCGACCGCGAGGTGTTCATCCGCTCGATGGCCGCGCGCGGCCACCTGGGTGGCCTCGCCTGGACCACGCCGCAGGCGTTGCGCGTGCTCGACGCCGCCGGCTGCGACGTGGTCCTGGTGGAGACCGTGGGCGTCGGGCAGAGCGAGGTCGAGGTCGCCGGGCTCGCGGACACCACCCTGGTGCTGCTGGCACCCGGCATGGGGGACGGCGTCCAGGCGGCCAAGGCCGGGATCCTCGAGATCGGTGACCTCTACGTCGTCAACAAGGCCGACCGCGACGGCGCCGACCAGGTGCGGCGCGACCTGCGGGGCATGCTCTCGCTGGGAGACCGCCCCGAGGGCGCCTGGCGCCCCCCCGTCCTCACGACGGTCGCCCAGAGCGGCGAGGGCGTCGAGGAGCTGGCCGCGGAGATCGAGCGGCACCGCGAGTGGCTCGAGGCCACCGGCGAGCTCGAGCGGCGCCGGGTGCGCCGGGCGCGCGGAGAGATCGAGGCGATCGCCCTCACCTCGCTGCGGCGGCGCTGGGGCGATGTCCACGGTCACTCCGCGCTGGACGACCTGGCTGCCGCCGTCGTTGCCGGGCGGTCCGACCCCTACCGCGCCGCCGACCGTCTCCTCGCCTCGCTCGCGGACTGA
- a CDS encoding cytochrome ubiquinol oxidase subunit I — protein MTVPDLALQLLTAEEPAGLLPAREQMALSLGWHIILACFGVAFPTMIFVVHRRGIVRDDPVALDLAKRWSKVSAVLFAIGAVSGTVLSFEMGLLWPGLMGPFGDVLGLPFAFEGLSFFIEAIFLGIYLYGWGRLPPRRHLLMLVPMAIAGVVGTFCVISVNAWMNAPAGFRMVDGEVTDVNPWAAMFNDLVWLQFAHMWVAAFMVVGFLVSGVYAVGMLRGRRDPHHRLGFLVPFVFATVAALAQPVIGHLLGGNLGDRQPAKLAAFELAETTESPSPLRIGGLLIDGEVRWAIDIPVLGSLIAQNSFSAPVPGLDTIPVDERPPVNLTHWAFQVMVGIGTLLFLAVLLFWFVRWRGRDLLENRWFLRFAVAAGPLAVLALEAGWVATEVGRQPWVVYGVLRTADAAGSNSWLWWLLAATVVVYAGMTVGAVVILRSMARRWREGETELPSPYGPESAEEVAR, from the coding sequence ATGACGGTGCCCGATCTGGCCCTGCAGCTCCTGACCGCCGAGGAGCCGGCCGGGTTGCTCCCGGCCCGGGAGCAGATGGCGCTCTCGCTCGGCTGGCACATCATCCTCGCGTGCTTCGGGGTCGCCTTCCCGACGATGATCTTCGTGGTCCACCGACGCGGCATCGTGCGCGACGACCCGGTCGCCCTGGACCTGGCCAAGCGCTGGTCGAAGGTCTCGGCGGTGCTGTTCGCCATCGGCGCCGTGTCCGGCACAGTCCTCAGCTTCGAGATGGGCCTGCTCTGGCCGGGACTCATGGGACCGTTCGGGGACGTCCTGGGCCTGCCGTTCGCGTTCGAGGGCCTGTCCTTCTTCATCGAGGCGATCTTCCTCGGCATCTACCTCTACGGCTGGGGCCGGCTGCCACCGCGTCGCCACCTGCTGATGCTGGTGCCGATGGCGATCGCCGGCGTGGTGGGCACGTTCTGCGTGATCTCGGTCAACGCCTGGATGAACGCCCCTGCCGGCTTCCGGATGGTCGACGGAGAGGTCACCGACGTCAACCCGTGGGCGGCCATGTTCAACGACCTGGTGTGGCTGCAGTTCGCACACATGTGGGTCGCGGCGTTCATGGTCGTGGGCTTCCTCGTCTCCGGCGTGTACGCCGTCGGGATGCTGCGCGGGCGACGCGACCCCCACCACCGCCTGGGCTTCCTCGTGCCGTTCGTGTTCGCAACCGTGGCCGCACTGGCCCAGCCGGTCATCGGCCACCTGCTCGGTGGCAACCTCGGCGACCGGCAGCCGGCCAAGCTGGCGGCGTTCGAGCTCGCAGAGACGACCGAGAGCCCCTCCCCCCTGCGGATCGGCGGGCTGCTCATCGACGGCGAGGTGCGATGGGCGATCGACATCCCGGTGCTCGGCTCGCTGATCGCGCAGAACTCCTTCTCCGCGCCCGTGCCGGGGCTCGACACCATCCCGGTGGACGAGCGACCGCCCGTGAATCTGACGCACTGGGCGTTCCAGGTCATGGTCGGGATCGGCACCCTGCTGTTCCTGGCCGTCCTGCTCTTCTGGTTCGTGCGGTGGCGCGGTCGAGACCTGTTGGAGAATCGGTGGTTCCTGCGCTTCGCGGTCGCCGCGGGGCCCCTGGCGGTGCTCGCCCTCGAGGCCGGCTGGGTCGCGACCGAGGTGGGACGGCAGCCCTGGGTGGTCTACGGCGTCCTGCGCACGGCCGACGCGGCCGGCAGCAACTCCTGGCTGTGGTGGCTGCTCGCGGCGACGGTCGTCGTCTACGCGGGCATGACCGTCGGCGCGGTGGTCATTCTGCGCTCGATGGCTCGACGCTGGCGTGAGGGCGAGACGGAGCTGCCGAGCCCCTACGGCCCGGAGTCCGCCGAGGAGGTGGCACGGTGA
- a CDS encoding MarR family winged helix-turn-helix transcriptional regulator: MSLPFDPIDEAARQWQQRWDGVVSMHAVTSLMRVQQLVIGQLDALLKPHGLTFARYEALVLLVFSSRGSLPLGKMGERLQVHPTSVTSIVQRLEAAGHISRRRHPDDGRAVLAEITDQGRAVVEAATKDLVESRFALSAMSEDDLRALSELLRPVRRQAGDF, from the coding sequence ATGTCCCTGCCCTTCGACCCCATCGACGAGGCCGCCCGGCAGTGGCAGCAGCGCTGGGACGGCGTGGTCTCCATGCACGCGGTCACCTCGCTGATGCGGGTGCAGCAGCTGGTCATCGGCCAGCTCGACGCGCTGCTCAAGCCGCACGGGCTGACCTTCGCCCGCTACGAGGCGCTGGTGCTGCTGGTCTTCTCCTCTCGCGGCTCGCTCCCGCTGGGCAAGATGGGAGAGCGGCTGCAGGTCCACCCCACGTCGGTCACCTCGATCGTGCAGCGCCTGGAGGCGGCGGGCCACATCAGCCGTCGCCGCCACCCCGACGACGGCCGGGCGGTGCTCGCCGAGATCACCGACCAGGGACGCGCCGTGGTCGAGGCCGCGACCAAGGACCTGGTGGAGAGCCGGTTCGCGCTGAGCGCGATGAGCGAGGACGACCTGCGTGCGCTCTCCGAGCTCCTGCGGCCGGTACGCCGCCAGGCCGGCGACTTCTGA
- a CDS encoding acetyl-CoA C-acetyltransferase, protein MSGSVIVAGARTPIGRLLGGFKGLSAAELGGHAIKGALEKAGVSGDQVDYVIMGQVILAGAGQNPARTAAVAGGVPMDVPSITINKVCLSGLNSIAMADQMIRAGEVEIVVAGGMESMTNAPHLLPKSREGFKFGDVPLVDSMAYDALFDQVTSQAMGLLTEERNTAGANLTREEQDEFSAQSHQKAAVAWKNGVFDDEVVPVSIPQRKGDPVVVSTDEGVRGDTSLESLAKLRPAFSKEGTVTAGSSSQISDGAAAVVVMSKAKAEELGLEWLAEIGAHGMVAGPDSSLQLQPANATALACRKEGIEPTDLDLVEFNEAFAAVGIASARELGIDNAKVNVNGGAIALGHPVGMSGTRVVLTLALELKRRGGGVGAAALCGGGGQGDALIVRVPKG, encoded by the coding sequence ATGTCCGGATCCGTCATCGTCGCCGGAGCGCGCACCCCGATCGGCCGCCTGCTGGGCGGCTTCAAGGGCCTCTCGGCCGCGGAGCTCGGTGGTCACGCCATCAAGGGCGCCCTCGAGAAGGCCGGAGTCAGCGGCGACCAGGTCGACTACGTGATCATGGGCCAGGTGATCCTGGCGGGCGCCGGCCAGAACCCCGCCCGCACCGCGGCGGTCGCCGGCGGCGTCCCGATGGACGTCCCCTCGATCACGATCAACAAGGTCTGCCTGTCCGGTCTGAACTCCATCGCGATGGCGGACCAGATGATCCGTGCGGGCGAGGTGGAGATCGTCGTCGCCGGCGGCATGGAGTCCATGACCAACGCCCCGCACCTGCTGCCGAAGTCGCGCGAGGGCTTCAAGTTCGGTGACGTCCCGCTCGTGGACTCGATGGCCTATGACGCACTGTTCGACCAGGTGACCTCGCAGGCGATGGGCCTGCTCACCGAGGAGCGCAACACCGCGGGCGCCAACCTGACGCGCGAGGAGCAGGACGAGTTCTCCGCCCAGTCGCACCAGAAGGCGGCCGTGGCGTGGAAGAACGGCGTCTTCGACGACGAGGTCGTCCCGGTCTCGATCCCGCAGCGCAAGGGCGACCCGGTCGTGGTCTCCACCGACGAGGGGGTCCGCGGCGACACGAGCCTGGAGTCCCTGGCCAAGCTGCGCCCGGCGTTCAGCAAGGAGGGCACGGTCACCGCCGGCTCGTCCTCGCAGATCTCCGACGGCGCCGCCGCCGTCGTGGTGATGAGCAAGGCGAAGGCCGAGGAGCTCGGGCTGGAGTGGCTGGCCGAGATCGGTGCCCACGGAATGGTCGCCGGCCCCGACTCCAGCCTGCAGCTGCAGCCGGCCAACGCGACCGCCCTGGCCTGCCGCAAGGAGGGCATCGAGCCCACCGACCTGGACCTGGTGGAGTTCAACGAGGCCTTCGCCGCGGTCGGCATCGCCTCGGCCCGCGAGCTCGGCATCGACAACGCCAAGGTCAACGTCAACGGCGGCGCGATCGCGCTCGGCCACCCGGTCGGCATGTCCGGCACCCGCGTGGTGCTGACCCTCGCGCTCGAGCTCAAGCGCCGCGGTGGCGGGGTCGGCGCGGCCGCCCTCTGCGGCGGTGGCGGCCAGGGCGACGCGCTGATCGTGCGTGTCCCGAAGGGCTGA
- a CDS encoding endonuclease/exonuclease/phosphatase family protein, which produces MRISRAAAASAAAFTLLTTSTVAGLSAGSASAGPASAERGHPRGHGHHGHDRHDTVRFQTFNASLNRARAGELVEDLATPDDPQAAAVAEIIQRTRPDVLLLNEFDYVPGGAAVDLFREHYLEVAQDGARPIHYRYAYVAPSNTGVPSGHDLDNNGSVGGGNDAFGFGDFEGQYGMVVLSRHPIVTSRVRTFQRFLWKDLPGAMLPDDPATAAPRDWYSPAELEDVRLSSKSHWDVPVRVGRRTVHFLVSHPTPPTFDGAEDRNGARNHDEIRFWADYVDGRRYFYDDQGRRGGLARGERFVVAGDQNSDPADGDSVAGAIQQLLDHPRVQDPRPSSRGAVEAAALQGGANAAHESDPRFDTADFSDVPAPGNLRADYVLPSRGLKVRAAGVFWPVRADPLSRLTGEYPFPSSDHRAVWIDLRL; this is translated from the coding sequence ATGCGAATCTCTCGGGCTGCCGCGGCGAGCGCCGCGGCCTTCACACTGCTGACCACATCGACGGTCGCCGGGCTCTCGGCCGGCTCCGCCTCTGCCGGCCCCGCCTCCGCCGAGCGCGGCCATCCCCGCGGTCACGGCCACCACGGGCACGACCGACACGACACGGTGCGCTTCCAGACCTTCAACGCCTCGCTGAACCGCGCGCGGGCAGGCGAGCTCGTCGAGGACCTGGCCACGCCGGACGACCCCCAGGCCGCGGCGGTGGCCGAGATCATCCAGCGCACCCGGCCCGACGTGCTCTTGCTCAACGAGTTCGACTACGTGCCCGGCGGCGCGGCGGTCGACCTGTTCCGCGAGCACTACCTGGAGGTCGCCCAGGACGGCGCCCGGCCGATCCACTACCGCTACGCCTACGTGGCGCCCTCCAACACCGGCGTCCCCAGCGGCCACGACCTGGACAACAACGGCAGCGTCGGCGGCGGCAACGACGCCTTCGGCTTCGGCGACTTCGAGGGCCAGTACGGCATGGTCGTGCTCAGCAGGCACCCGATCGTCACCAGCCGGGTCCGGACCTTCCAGCGCTTCCTCTGGAAGGACCTGCCGGGCGCGATGCTGCCCGACGACCCGGCCACCGCCGCCCCGCGCGACTGGTACTCCCCCGCCGAGCTCGAGGACGTCCGGCTCTCCAGCAAGTCCCACTGGGACGTCCCGGTGCGAGTCGGGCGGCGTACCGTCCACTTCCTGGTCTCCCATCCCACCCCGCCGACCTTCGACGGCGCGGAGGACCGCAACGGCGCCCGCAACCACGACGAGATCCGGTTCTGGGCCGACTACGTCGACGGGCGCCGCTACTTCTACGACGACCAGGGCCGCCGCGGCGGCCTGGCGCGCGGTGAGCGGTTCGTGGTCGCCGGCGACCAGAACAGCGACCCCGCCGACGGCGACTCCGTCGCGGGGGCGATCCAACAGCTCCTGGACCACCCGCGCGTGCAGGATCCGCGGCCGTCCTCGCGCGGCGCCGTAGAAGCGGCGGCCCTTCAGGGCGGCGCCAACGCCGCGCACGAGTCCGACCCGCGCTTCGACACCGCCGACTTCAGCGACGTCCCGGCGCCGGGCAACCTGCGCGCCGACTACGTGCTTCCCTCACGCGGGCTCAAGGTGCGCGCGGCCGGCGTCTTCTGGCCGGTGCGCGCGGACCCGCTGTCGCGGCTCACGGGCGAGTACCCGTTCCCGTCCTCGGACCACCGCGCGGTCTGGATCGACCTGCGCCTCTGA
- a CDS encoding MmcQ/YjbR family DNA-binding protein: protein MRSPSSCGRYAARPATSEPMVTADDVRRVGLALPRAYEAHLGGRAKLKVRQLVFVAFTGDEAVMGFGYPRAEREGLVESDPEPFLMPPARDLRYQWVCARLARLDHDEMRELVTDAWRLCTPAMLHELPELPAPASAAWDAADSQDWPRLRDLLDPHVRFTDGDVSVGGRRPLLEHLRGHPTPRPPRRVEVRDGRLLVWER from the coding sequence GTGCGCTCTCCGAGCTCCTGCGGCCGGTACGCCGCCAGGCCGGCGACTTCTGAGCCGATGGTCACGGCCGACGACGTACGCCGGGTGGGTCTGGCGCTGCCACGGGCCTACGAGGCGCACCTCGGCGGTCGCGCCAAGCTGAAGGTGCGCCAGCTCGTGTTCGTCGCGTTCACCGGGGACGAGGCGGTGATGGGCTTCGGCTACCCGAGGGCCGAGCGCGAGGGGCTGGTCGAGTCGGATCCCGAGCCGTTCCTCATGCCGCCGGCGCGCGACCTGCGCTACCAATGGGTCTGTGCCCGCCTGGCGCGGCTGGACCACGACGAGATGCGCGAGCTGGTGACCGACGCCTGGCGCCTGTGCACGCCGGCCATGCTGCACGAGCTGCCGGAGCTCCCGGCGCCCGCGTCGGCCGCGTGGGACGCCGCCGACTCCCAGGACTGGCCACGCCTGCGGGACCTGCTGGACCCCCACGTCCGCTTCACCGACGGCGACGTGAGCGTGGGCGGGCGCCGCCCCCTGCTCGAGCACCTCCGTGGGCACCCGACGCCCAGGCCGCCCCGCCGGGTCGAGGTCCGCGACGGGCGGCTCCTCGTCTGGGAGCGATGA
- a CDS encoding PASTA domain-containing protein, whose product MTDHHLDRRVALLRRVADGVPVGPLHTDLLLATAHRRRRQRRAAALAAATVLVVAGGTAAVGLTGDAPSRHGDDALVTQPAPTPETRLVGVGRLAVEVPADWPSGKAACSGFSVPEPTVFNADFGGGGRGCLITEPAPYVATVTGHRTDGVEVSVGVEELTSVDVPGGEVLASAEPTTAGGLVTMVLSHDPSGLLQVATRSEAETRAIVESARIVPPGHVAVPWTPEAIEAAGLVVEEVPVDTDARFTDGYVLGTQPGGGSVVPAGSTVRVRVARNTAWPPGEPGPAISCVYTYPEDLPERAQAVAGTVTEVRLGRYDGDAGATAATVTLAVDEWFRGGSGPTVVLHTVDLMLPDRPQDAVGVRILAAFGPTRDMMACGFTRSWDEKTARAWRDAVG is encoded by the coding sequence GTGACCGACCACCACCTCGACCGCCGGGTGGCGCTGCTTCGCCGCGTCGCCGACGGCGTGCCCGTCGGGCCGCTGCACACCGACCTCTTGCTCGCCACCGCCCACCGCCGCCGCCGGCAGCGCCGGGCGGCTGCGCTGGCCGCCGCCACCGTCCTGGTGGTGGCCGGCGGCACCGCCGCGGTCGGACTGACCGGCGACGCCCCCTCGCGTCACGGGGACGACGCACTCGTGACGCAGCCGGCGCCCACCCCCGAGACCCGTCTGGTCGGCGTCGGCCGGCTTGCGGTGGAGGTCCCGGCGGACTGGCCCAGCGGCAAGGCCGCGTGCTCCGGCTTCTCGGTCCCGGAGCCGACGGTGTTCAACGCCGACTTCGGAGGCGGCGGGCGCGGCTGCTTGATCACCGAGCCCGCGCCGTACGTCGCGACGGTCACCGGCCACCGGACGGACGGGGTCGAGGTCTCGGTCGGGGTCGAAGAGCTCACGTCGGTCGACGTCCCTGGCGGCGAGGTGCTGGCCTCGGCGGAGCCGACGACTGCCGGTGGACTGGTGACGATGGTCCTCAGCCACGACCCGTCCGGCCTCCTCCAGGTGGCCACCCGGAGCGAGGCGGAGACCCGCGCCATCGTCGAGAGCGCCCGCATCGTGCCCCCGGGCCACGTCGCCGTGCCGTGGACGCCCGAGGCGATCGAAGCCGCAGGCCTGGTCGTCGAGGAGGTGCCGGTCGACACCGACGCTCGGTTCACCGACGGCTACGTCCTCGGCACGCAGCCGGGCGGAGGCAGCGTCGTGCCCGCCGGCTCCACCGTCCGCGTCCGGGTCGCCCGAAACACAGCGTGGCCGCCCGGTGAGCCGGGGCCGGCGATCAGCTGCGTCTACACCTACCCCGAGGACCTCCCCGAGCGGGCGCAGGCCGTGGCCGGGACGGTGACCGAGGTGCGGCTCGGGAGGTACGACGGCGACGCCGGCGCGACTGCGGCGACGGTGACCCTGGCGGTTGACGAGTGGTTCCGCGGCGGCTCGGGGCCGACCGTCGTGCTCCACACCGTCGACCTCATGCTCCCCGACCGGCCGCAGGACGCGGTCGGCGTCAGGATCCTCGCCGCCTTCGGCCCGACGCGGGACATGATGGCCTGCGGCTTCACCCGCTCCTGGGACGAGAAGACGGCCCGCGCCTGGCGGGACGCGGTGGGCTAG
- a CDS encoding acetyl-CoA hydrolase/transferase family protein produces the protein MDLDRALAALPANPRIVIAGNHATPWHTLSLIDAVVPTYRLWALNGQHGLPDREGVVLETSFVGPGQRRSPRLSYVPSRLSLVPLLFAGVMAPDAVVLHTTRPRNGQVSMGVEVNVLPAAIEAVRSRGGLVIAQVNDHLPWTYGDALVELEHIDVLVEADTPLAHAAGTPIDDASARIGELVAARVGDGATLQAGIGAVPDATMHGLAGRRGLRIWTEMFSDSVLALERAGALDREVPISASFLFGSPELFEWVDGNERVEMVRTEVTNDPARIAGNPAMVSVNTALQVDLFGQANASRIGARIHSGTGGQTDFIVGALHSTGGQAFIALRSWHPKADVSTVVALVDEPVTSFQMSAIVTEQGLAEIFGQDQREQARQIIEHAAHPSVRDDLWEEAAELGLA, from the coding sequence GTGGACCTCGACCGTGCCCTCGCTGCCCTGCCCGCCAACCCCCGGATCGTCATCGCCGGGAACCACGCCACGCCGTGGCACACCCTGAGCCTGATCGACGCGGTGGTGCCGACGTACCGGCTCTGGGCGCTCAACGGCCAGCACGGGCTGCCCGACCGCGAGGGCGTGGTCCTCGAGACGTCGTTCGTCGGGCCCGGACAGCGGCGCAGCCCGAGGCTGAGCTACGTGCCCTCGCGCCTGTCCCTGGTGCCGCTGCTGTTCGCCGGGGTGATGGCGCCGGACGCGGTGGTCCTGCACACGACCAGGCCGCGCAACGGGCAGGTCTCGATGGGGGTCGAGGTCAACGTGCTGCCGGCGGCCATCGAGGCGGTCCGCAGCCGTGGCGGCCTGGTCATCGCTCAGGTCAACGACCACCTGCCGTGGACCTACGGCGACGCGCTGGTCGAGCTCGAGCACATCGACGTGCTCGTGGAGGCCGACACGCCCCTGGCGCACGCGGCCGGTACGCCGATCGACGACGCCTCGGCGCGCATCGGCGAGCTGGTCGCCGCCCGGGTGGGCGACGGCGCCACCCTGCAGGCGGGGATCGGGGCCGTGCCGGACGCCACGATGCACGGGCTGGCCGGCCGGCGCGGGCTGCGGATCTGGACCGAGATGTTCTCCGACAGCGTGCTGGCCCTCGAGCGAGCGGGGGCGCTGGACCGGGAGGTCCCGATCTCCGCGTCCTTCCTGTTCGGCTCGCCCGAGCTCTTCGAGTGGGTCGACGGCAACGAGCGGGTCGAGATGGTGCGTACCGAGGTCACCAACGACCCCGCTCGGATCGCGGGCAACCCGGCCATGGTCAGCGTCAACACCGCCCTGCAGGTGGACCTCTTCGGTCAGGCCAACGCCTCACGCATCGGCGCTCGGATTCACTCCGGTACGGGCGGCCAGACCGACTTCATCGTGGGTGCCTTGCACAGCACCGGCGGCCAGGCGTTCATCGCCCTGCGCTCCTGGCACCCCAAGGCCGACGTCTCCACGGTCGTGGCGCTCGTCGACGAGCCCGTCACGTCGTTCCAGATGAGCGCGATCGTGACCGAGCAGGGGCTCGCCGAGATCTTCGGCCAGGACCAGCGCGAGCAGGCCCGCCAGATCATCGAGCACGCCGCGCACCCCAGCGTCCGCGACGACCTCTGGGAGGAGGCCGCGGAGCTGGGGCTCGCCTGA
- a CDS encoding SigE family RNA polymerase sigma factor: MTAQDGRDGSLTMERDADFAAYAAGRWTSLVRSAVLLGCAHADAEDLAQATLLKAWSSWARVRRADDPDAYVYRILVNTLSTSRRRRWRGERPTDRTPDRAVADASLDVELRDTVVRAVGRLPPAQRAVLVLRFVADLSERATAEALGIPVGTVKSRVSRALAAVDLAELAQEEL, from the coding sequence ATGACGGCGCAAGACGGCCGAGACGGGAGCCTCACGATGGAGCGGGACGCGGACTTCGCGGCGTACGCCGCCGGCCGCTGGACGTCGCTCGTCCGCTCCGCGGTGCTGCTCGGCTGCGCGCACGCCGACGCCGAGGACCTCGCCCAGGCCACGCTGCTCAAGGCGTGGAGCAGTTGGGCGCGGGTGCGGCGCGCCGACGACCCCGATGCCTACGTCTACCGGATCCTGGTCAACACGCTCTCGACCAGCCGTCGCAGGCGGTGGAGGGGCGAGCGTCCCACCGACCGCACCCCGGACCGTGCGGTGGCCGACGCCAGCCTCGACGTGGAGCTGCGCGACACCGTGGTCCGCGCCGTCGGCAGGCTGCCTCCCGCCCAGCGCGCGGTGCTGGTGCTGCGCTTCGTCGCCGACCTCAGCGAGCGCGCCACCGCCGAGGCGCTCGGGATCCCCGTCGGCACTGTCAAGAGTCGCGTCTCGCGCGCCCTGGCCGCCGTCGACCTCGCCGAGCTCGCCCAGGAGGAGCTGTGA